From the genome of Eucalyptus grandis isolate ANBG69807.140 chromosome 2, ASM1654582v1, whole genome shotgun sequence, one region includes:
- the LOC104427689 gene encoding protein PSK SIMULATOR 2, giving the protein MGGERVTESWLGNFWRGSRYKAQEHEKATIGILSFEVVSLMSKVVKLWHCLSDVEILRLREEMARSVGIRKLVSEDDRYIMSLVLDEIIDNFLYVARAVVRLARRCADPVYHQIRSFFDDPMNNYIKWFGWEYKWKKMDRRVKKMERFIAVTLQLTQEQEVLAELQQTVRRMKANPTSHHVKLYEFQQKAMWQIQVVRNLRELSPCNRTYDFTVRLLARSLFTILEKMIHAFGGDQDKFELEEIHPTCFSKGHSLSALMCWKLVIHFQQNLEATSLMKNKLEDSQMLKKLLVLREEVQVDQEKRGTQ; this is encoded by the coding sequence ATGGGAGGTGAAAGGGTGACCGAATCATGGTTGGGCAATTTCTGGCGGGGCTCGAGGTACAAGGCACAAGAGCATGAGAAAGCCACGATTGGGATTTTGTCTTTCGAGGTCGTGAGCCTAATGTCCAAAGTGGTTAAGTTATGGCATTGCTTGAGCGATGTCGAGATTCTGCGGTTGAGAGAAGAGATGGCGAGATCCGTGGGCATCAGGAAGCTTGTGAGTGAAGATGATAGGTACATCATGAGTCTCGTGCTGGACGAGATCATCGACAATTTCTTGTACGTGGCCAGGGCGGTGGTCAGGCTTGCGAGGAGGTGTGCCGATCCTGTGTACCACCAAATTAGAAGCTTCTTCGATGACCCAATGAACAACTACATCAAATGGTTTGGTTGGGAGtacaaatggaagaaaatggacagaagagtgaagaaaatggagaggtTTATTGCCGTCACGCTGCAGTTGACCCAAGAGCAGGAGGTGCTGGCGGAGCTTCAACAGACAGTTAGGAGGATGAAGGCCAATCCCACGTCGCACCACGTCAAACTGTATGAGTTTCAGCAGAAGGCGATGTGGCAGATTCAGGTGGTGCGTAATCTCCGTGAGTTGTCTCCTTGTAACAGAACTTATGACTTTACCGTTCGGCTCCTCGCCAGATCGCTTTTCACGATTCTTGAGAAAATGATACATGCTTTTGGGGGTGACCAAGATAAGTTTGAATTAGAGGAAATCCATCCCACTTGTTTTTCCAAGGGCCACTCCCTCTCTGCTCTAATGTGTTGGAAAttggtgatccattttcaacaaaatctagAAGCTACTAGCTTAATGAAGAATAAACTTGAAGATTCTCAAATGTTGAAGAAGCTTCTGGTACTACGTGAAGAAGTCCAAGTTGATCAAGAAAAGAGGGgcacacaataa
- the LOC120290761 gene encoding uncharacterized protein LOC120290761 gives MVQSSVHPSAYSLDPFYLSLRPPDKDIANKKAHQIHHQQSSSLRERHGPMKQSHYIGPFKGCTNVETDSPLIDSYCRTEMVESRRATSVFGNDVRTIDYKDMKRLLVSNRIYSKLASFYAKSGCLITPPHTLGHAALAVHYANVIVLIEELASSPHSITLDMREDLYHMLPASIRTALRARLRLHSMSLALMVHDGAIVEKWRMTVAQMLEWLAPLAHNTIKWQSERSFEKQNRNSGANVLLVQTLSVADQPKTEEAIVELLVGLNHICRIGRVKARAERFFPETKCGT, from the coding sequence atGGTACAATCTTCGGTCCATCCATCTGCTTACAGCCTCGATCCGTTCTATTTGTCACTGCGTCCTCCTGACAAGGATATAGCAAACAAAAAGGCGCACCAAATTCATCATCAGCAGTCCTCTTCGCTGAGGGAAAGGCACGGACCGATGAAACAGTCACATTACATTGGGCCTTTCAAGGGGTGCACTAATGTGGAAACCGATTCTCCCCTTATCGACAGTTACTGCAGAACAGAGATGGTTGAATCGAGGAGAGCGACAAGTGTGTTTGGAAATGATGTCAGAACAATTGACTACAAAGATATGAAGAGGTTGCTCGTGAGCAACAGAATTTACTCTAAGCTCGCATCTTTCTATGCAAAGTCCGGGTGCTTAATCACCCCTCCTCATACTCTTGGCCATGCTGCCTTAGCTGTGCACTATGCTAATGTGATTGTTCTAATCGAGGAGCTAGCATCTTCGCCTCACTCAATCACCCTCGACATGAGAGAGGACCTCTATCATATGTTGCCTGCTTCCATTCGAACTGCTCTGAGGGCCAGGCTAAGGTTGCATTCTATGAGTTTGGCGTTGATGGTGCATGATGGTGCGATCGTGGAGAAATGGAGGATGACAGTGGCGCAAATGCTGGAATGGCTAGCTCCGCTCGCTCACAACACAATAAAATGGCAATCTGAGCGGAGCTTCGAGAAGCAAAATCGCAATTCTGGGGCAAATGTGCTTCTGGTACAGACGTTGTCCGTCGCAGACCAACCGAAAACTGAGGAAGCGATTGTCGAACTTCTGGTGGGTCTAAACCATATATGCAGGATTGGCAGAGTGAAAGCGAGAGCTGAGAGGTTTTTTCCGGAGACTAAGTGCGGCACTTAG
- the LOC120290356 gene encoding cytochrome P450 76A1-like yields MTEPNNSVLVLICILFVSTTLFVSFYHKRSRSHRLPPGPSRWPIFGNLFNLGKMPHRTLAGLREKYGPVIWLRLGSIDTMVILSSRVAAEFFKNHDLNFVERTITDLMQSQEYCKGSIALAPYSTYWRVSRRLLTADMLVARRLNETAPIQRKCVDDMLTWIGEAASTDKVRLGEGVHLARFVFLMAFNLLGNLMLFRDLLDPDSKVGSEFFEAMSGLMEWSANVTIADLFPWLRWLGPQGLRRKMDRDMGKAMRIASDFVRERIEEKKIGGNADRRDFLDVLLEFEGNGKDEPAKLSEKQIKTFILEIFLAGAETSSSTVEWALTELLRDPNSMAKVQAELSRVVGSNRKVQETDIDQLSYLQAVVKETLRLHPPLPFLVPRKAMANTIFMDYDIPKNTQVFVNSWAIGRDPDVWEDPMAFKPERFIGSKLDYKGQHYEFIPFGAGRRMCAGMPLAHRVLHLALSSLLHEFNWEFDGRIDAKTIDMRDRVGMTMRKYVPLLVVPKRRAM; encoded by the exons ATGACTGAACCTAATAATTCAGTTTTAGTACTGATCTGCATCCTCTTTGTGTCCACTACTTTATTTGTTTCCTTTTACCATAAAAGGTCCAGGTCACACCGGCTTCCTCCGGGACCCTCCAGATGGCCGATATTCGGCAACCTGTTCAATCTTGGGAAGATGCCTCATCGAACACTAGCTGGCCTCCGTGAAAAGTATGGCCCGGTGATTTGGCTTAGGCTAGGCTCGATAGACACCATGGTGATTCTCTCAAGCAGAGTTGCAGCCGAGTTCTTCAAGAACCATGACCTCAATTTTGTGGAGCGAACCATCACCGATCTCATGCAATCTCAGGAGTACTGCAAAGGATCCATTGCCCTAGCCCCATACAGCACATATTGGCGGGTGTCAAGGCGGCTGCTGACGGCGGACATGCTCGTTGCCAGGCGGCTCAATGAAACAGCTCCAATCCAGAGAAAGTGTGTCGACGACATGTTGACATGGATCGGGGAGGCGGCATCCACAGATAAGGTCCGACTCGGAGAAGGTGTTCACCTGGCACGCTTCGTGTTCCTCATGGCTTTCAATTTGCTGGGGAATCTCATGCTGTTCCGAGACTTGCTTGATCCGGACTCAAAGGTTGGATCTGAGTTCTTCGAGGCAATGAGCGGATTGATGGAGTGGTCAGCCAATGTGACCATTGCGGACCTATTCCCGTGGCTGCGGTGGTTGGGCCCGCAAGGGCTGAGGAGAAAGATGGATCGGGATATGGGGAAGGCCATGAGGATCGCTTCGGATTTCGTGAGGGAGAGGAttgaggagaagaaaattgggGGAAACGCTGATCGGAGGGATTTTCTTGATGTGTTGCTTGAGTTCGAAGGAAACGGTAAGGACGAGCCGGCCAAGCTTTCTGAGAAGCAAATCAAAACATTCATACTG GAAATTTTCTTGGCTGGTGCAGAAACATCGAGCAGCACTGTCGAATGGGCGCTGACAGAACTCCTACGGGACCCGAACTCCATGGCCAAGGTCCAAGCAGAGCTGTCCCGGGTTGTTGGGTCCAACCGAAAGGTCCAGGAAACCGATATAGACCAGCTCTCCTACCTGCAAGCAGTTGTGAAGGAGACCCTCAGGCTCCACCCGCCACTCCCATTCCTCGTACCACGGAAGGCCATGGCCAACACCATTTTCATGGACTATGACATACCCAAAAACACACAGGTCTTTGTGAACAGTTGGGCGATCGGTAGAGACCCAGATGTCTGGGAAGACCCTATGGCTTTTAAGCCTGAGAGGTTCATTGGATCGAAGTTGGATTATAAGGGTCAACACTATGAGTTCATTCCGTTTGGAGCAGGTCGAAGGATGTGTGCCGGCATGCCCTTGGCACATCGCGTGCTTCATCTGGCTTTGAGCTCGCTGCTTCATGAGTTCAATTGGGAGTTCGATGGCCGCATTGATGCAAAGACGATTGACATGAGAGACAGGGTGGGGATGACCATGAGAAAGTATGTCCCCTTACTGGTGGTGCCCAAAAGAAGAGCAATGTGA
- the LOC104427695 gene encoding MDIS1-interacting receptor like kinase 2 — MNIVRAVADALSYMHHDCFPPLIHRDLTSNNILLDADYEAHISDFGTARLLRPDSTNWTAIAGTIGYIAPELAYTNIPTEKCDVYSFGVVVLEIIMGKHPGDYLSLVFSSTQSESQTPLQDVLDQRLSPSTNRHAQNVLSAAALALACLQTNPQLRPTMTQVSGELRVQAPSVLPFFGVTLEQLRDLNGRNF; from the exons ATGAATATAGTTCGAGCAGTTGCGGATGCATTGTCGTATATGCATCACGATTGTTTTCCTCCATTGATCCATCGAGACTTGACCAGCAACAACATATTGTTGGATGCTGATTATGAGGCTCACATTTCAGACTTTGGTACCGCAAGATTATTGAGGCCAGATTCCACCAACTGGACTGCTATTGCTGGCACCATCGGATACATCGCTCCAG AGCTAGCTTATACAAACATCCCAACCGAAAAATGTGATGTATACAGCTTTGGAGTAGTAGTACTGGAGATAATCATGGGAAAGCATCCAGGAGATTATCTCTCGTTGGTATTTTCATCCACTCAATCCGAGTCACAAACCCCATTACAAGATGTGCTGGACCAACGCCTCTCGCCTTCGACAAATCGGCATGCGCAAAACGTACTCTCTGCTGCAGCACTGGCACTCGCGTGCTTGCAGACCAATCCTCAACTTCGACCGACCATGACACAAGTCTCAGGAGAGCTTCGAGTTCAAGCACCATCGGTTTTGCCGTTCTTTGGAGTCACCTTAGAACAACTCCGTGATCTCAATGGCAGGAACTTTTAG